A window of Ignavibacteriales bacterium contains these coding sequences:
- a CDS encoding cytochrome c3 family protein, producing the protein MFSFPKKLIVIGFSFSLILFFNQTMGAQDFKCADCHENVIQKSVHNDVISCQDCHQNIKDESHVEKKKYQKVKCETCHEEYSDLVKSDIHHRLKGKVKNPPDCKKCHGTHEVQTPPKENKLKVKEYCSKCHTSLVLANPYHSKSVEGNKCISCHKQNGYIKLTQSVHKNLECADCHNYISNNLGNHPKNVGATQKADCYLCHSAIAKEHRESIHGISLNEGIDEAAMCWNCHGSHDIQKVKDPKSLVYPKNLGATCGICHDNPKLVEKFSFSIKNPGLLFSQSVHGMLVAKGRLDAANCSICHGVHDIKNKVQPGSKISSFNVPQTCGQCHAEIAFEYEQSIHWIRAKKGVREAPVCNDCHNEHSIHAVNTVDKKLEAKKLQQKTCMICHEDPRIVERFGGSGGQAKQYEDSYHGLAVMRGDKDAAMCVDCHSVHKILPKNNPESTVNVANITATCKKCHSNATETFSKSYSHKTLDKTASKVEDVVSTIYFWLIVSVIGGMILHNLMIFIFEVRKKRKHLKNEITIPRFTKNEVVQHYILLISFITLSVTGFALKYHESWWADLLRTFGLNETVRQYTHRTAAVVMIVAGVYHLFYLFFTPRGRDILITLLPRMSDLTEARDNILYYLKLKKERPKFDAYDYTEKAEYWALIWGTIVMGATGFILWFPTIVGDWAPVWLIKVSELIHFYEAILATLAIVVWHWFFVIFHPHEYPMSVTWIDGKMSLHTYRHHHERHFRRVLLEWKEFKSGKRDLKKVSNTTNLFISAFEKKGLIPDTILQHEIDNDPELRVWLEEKLQPKEKKVEEKK; encoded by the coding sequence ATGTTTTCTTTTCCCAAAAAATTAATTGTGATCGGTTTTTCTTTTTCCTTAATTCTTTTTTTTAATCAAACAATGGGTGCTCAAGATTTCAAATGCGCCGATTGCCATGAAAATGTAATTCAAAAATCAGTTCATAATGATGTTATTAGCTGCCAGGATTGTCATCAGAATATTAAAGATGAAAGTCATGTTGAGAAAAAAAAATATCAAAAAGTTAAATGTGAAACTTGTCACGAAGAATATTCAGATTTAGTAAAAAGCGATATACATCATCGCTTAAAAGGAAAAGTAAAAAATCCTCCCGATTGTAAAAAATGTCATGGCACTCACGAAGTTCAAACTCCACCAAAAGAAAATAAGTTAAAAGTAAAAGAATATTGTTCTAAGTGTCATACAAGTTTAGTGCTTGCCAATCCTTATCACTCAAAATCTGTTGAAGGAAATAAATGTATTAGCTGTCATAAACAAAACGGTTACATCAAACTAACTCAATCTGTTCATAAAAATTTAGAATGCGCGGATTGCCATAATTATATTTCGAATAATCTTGGTAATCATCCAAAGAATGTAGGCGCTACTCAAAAAGCTGATTGTTACTTGTGCCATTCTGCAATTGCGAAAGAACATAGAGAAAGCATTCACGGAATTTCGTTAAATGAAGGAATTGATGAAGCCGCAATGTGCTGGAATTGTCATGGCTCGCATGATATTCAGAAAGTTAAAGATCCTAAAAGTTTAGTGTACCCAAAAAATCTTGGTGCTACTTGCGGCATCTGTCATGATAATCCAAAACTTGTTGAAAAATTTTCTTTCAGTATAAAAAATCCTGGACTTCTCTTCTCACAATCAGTTCACGGAATGTTGGTCGCAAAAGGAAGATTGGATGCTGCTAATTGCAGTATTTGTCATGGTGTTCATGATATTAAAAACAAAGTGCAACCGGGTTCAAAGATTTCATCATTTAATGTCCCGCAGACTTGCGGTCAATGCCATGCAGAAATTGCCTTTGAATATGAACAGTCTATTCATTGGATCAGAGCAAAAAAAGGAGTCCGCGAAGCTCCGGTTTGTAATGACTGCCATAACGAACACAGTATACATGCTGTTAATACTGTAGATAAAAAGTTAGAAGCAAAAAAACTTCAGCAAAAAACCTGTATGATCTGTCACGAAGATCCCCGCATCGTCGAAAGATTCGGCGGGTCAGGCGGACAAGCAAAACAATATGAGGACAGCTATCATGGTTTAGCAGTGATGCGTGGTGATAAAGACGCAGCTATGTGTGTAGATTGCCACAGTGTCCATAAAATTTTGCCAAAGAATAATCCAGAATCAACAGTTAATGTTGCAAACATAACTGCCACATGTAAAAAATGTCATTCGAATGCAACCGAAACATTTTCAAAAAGTTATTCTCACAAAACATTAGATAAAACTGCTTCCAAAGTTGAAGATGTAGTTTCAACAATTTATTTCTGGCTTATCGTTTCTGTTATCGGCGGAATGATTCTTCACAACTTAATGATCTTCATTTTTGAAGTAAGAAAAAAACGCAAACATTTAAAAAATGAAATAACTATTCCGAGATTTACAAAGAATGAAGTTGTTCAACATTATATATTATTGATTTCATTTATTACTCTTTCTGTTACAGGCTTCGCTTTGAAGTATCATGAAAGTTGGTGGGCTGATTTGTTAAGGACATTTGGATTGAATGAAACTGTCCGCCAATATACACATCGTACTGCAGCAGTAGTAATGATTGTAGCGGGAGTTTATCATCTCTTTTATTTGTTCTTCACACCACGCGGTCGAGATATTTTAATAACCCTACTTCCACGTATGAGTGATTTAACTGAAGCAAGAGACAACATTCTTTATTACCTCAAACTAAAGAAAGAGCGTCCCAAATTTGATGCTTATGATTACACAGAAAAAGCTGAGTACTGGGCACTTATTTGGGGTACAATTGTTATGGGTGCAACAGGATTCATACTTTGGTTCCCCACTATTGTTGGAGATTGGGCTCCTGTATGGTTAATAAAAGTTAGTGAGTTAATACACTTTTACGAGGCGATCCTAGCAACATTAGCAATTGTAGTATGGCATTGGTTCTTTGTAATCTTCCATCCGCATGAATATCCCATGAGTGTTACTTGGATCGATGGAAAAATGTCTCTTCACACTTACCGACATCATCATGAACGACACTTTAGAAGAGTTCTTCTTGAGTGGAAAGAATTCAAAAGCGGAAAACGTGATCTTAAAAAAGTAAGTAATACTACAAATCTTTTCATCTCTGCTTTTGAAAAGAAAGGCCTAATACCCGATACAATACTTCAGCACGAAATAGATAACGATCCTGAACTTAGGGTCTGGTTGGAAGAAAAACTTCAACCCAAAGAGAAAAAAGTTGAAGAAAAGAAGTAA
- a CDS encoding cytochrome c family protein, which translates to MLHKKAVLFCFILAAYLVLPISTSQAQPYGYEGAQVCGMCHKTEKQGQQLKIWSESKHAQAYKALLSDKSNEIAMKKYNKKAVDAPECLKCHVSGYNVDKALIGAKFKVEDGVQCETCHGPGSGYKTMAVMKKKDDAKKKGLMIHDDGAKFCKTCHNSESPFFKDFKYDKMWEKIAHSIPKG; encoded by the coding sequence ATGTTACACAAAAAAGCTGTTCTTTTCTGTTTCATCTTGGCTGCATACTTGGTTCTTCCAATAAGCACATCACAAGCACAACCTTACGGTTATGAAGGTGCTCAAGTTTGCGGTATGTGTCATAAAACTGAAAAACAAGGCCAACAATTAAAAATTTGGTCTGAAAGTAAGCATGCACAAGCTTATAAGGCACTTCTAAGCGATAAATCAAATGAAATCGCTATGAAAAAATACAACAAGAAAGCTGTTGATGCACCGGAATGTTTGAAATGCCATGTCTCCGGTTATAATGTTGATAAAGCTTTAATCGGTGCAAAGTTCAAAGTTGAAGACGGAGTTCAATGCGAAACATGCCATGGACCTGGTTCAGGTTATAAAACGATGGCTGTTATGAAGAAGAAAGATGATGCAAAGAAAAAAGGTTTAATGATTCATGATGATGGCGCAAAATTCTGCAAGACCTGCCACAATTCCGAAAGTCCTTTTTTCAAAGATTTTAAGTATGATAAAATGTGGGAAAAAATTGCTCATTCAATTCCGAAAGGATAA
- a CDS encoding cytochrome C — translation MKIKYFYAALALLIISFLTIAAINSSGGDEPVKTNKDVIKFSHSFHKDIADCATCHTNVGESTSLNTRLLPEKSACATCHDVNDDKNCGQCHYGEKYEPLIQKKAEMIFNHQAHLTNEKLACENCHKGLSDVAYSFESANYKPSMEICTDCHNGRTVAINDCESCHISTANLIPTDHKEVSFLRSHKFNALKENSKCQMCHDNSFCESCHASTTMITENNSSRNFVTPYSPHKFIDNTKQQNITRVHDLNYRYTHGIDLKGKSAECQTCHQTETFCATCHESKGGDFALEGTVPVSHKMPNFVTIGVGTGGGQHALLARRDIESCAACHDLQGADANCILCHTDNDGVKGTNPKTHAINFMSSEEGDWHNDRGSVCYSCHTDANAHPGGVRGVGFCGYCHR, via the coding sequence ATGAAGATAAAATATTTTTACGCTGCCCTAGCACTTTTAATAATTTCTTTTTTAACCATTGCGGCGATCAATTCCAGTGGTGGTGATGAACCCGTAAAGACAAATAAAGACGTAATAAAATTTTCGCATAGTTTTCATAAAGATATTGCAGATTGCGCAACATGCCATACCAATGTAGGCGAAAGTACATCACTAAATACACGTCTGCTTCCGGAAAAATCTGCATGTGCAACTTGCCACGATGTTAACGATGATAAAAATTGTGGTCAATGTCATTACGGCGAAAAGTATGAACCGCTGATTCAGAAAAAAGCAGAGATGATCTTCAATCACCAAGCTCATTTAACTAATGAAAAATTAGCTTGCGAAAACTGCCACAAAGGATTATCTGATGTTGCTTATAGTTTTGAATCGGCGAATTATAAACCATCAATGGAGATTTGTACTGACTGCCATAATGGACGAACTGTTGCTATCAATGATTGCGAATCTTGTCACATATCAACTGCCAATCTGATTCCAACTGATCATAAAGAAGTTTCATTTTTACGTTCGCACAAATTCAATGCGTTAAAAGAAAACTCTAAGTGCCAAATGTGTCATGATAATTCATTTTGCGAATCATGCCACGCTTCAACAACAATGATAACTGAGAATAATTCATCACGAAATTTTGTTACACCTTATTCACCGCATAAATTTATTGACAACACCAAACAGCAAAATATTACCCGCGTTCACGATCTTAATTATCGCTACACACATGGAATAGATTTAAAAGGTAAATCAGCCGAATGTCAGACTTGCCATCAAACAGAAACTTTTTGTGCTACATGTCATGAATCGAAAGGCGGAGATTTTGCTTTAGAAGGTACTGTACCTGTATCTCACAAAATGCCGAACTTTGTGACAATTGGAGTGGGAACCGGCGGCGGTCAGCATGCTTTATTAGCAAGAAGAGATATTGAAAGTTGCGCTGCTTGTCATGATCTACAAGGTGCTGATGCAAATTGCATTCTTTGTCACACAGATAATGACGGTGTTAAAGGGACAAATCCAAAAACTCATGCTATTAACTTTATGAGCTCAGAAGAAGGAGATTGGCATAACGACCGCGGCTCGGTCTGTTATTCTTGTCATACTGATGCTAATGCTCACCCCGGCGGTGTTAGAGGAGTTGGATTCTGTGGTTATTGTCATCGTTAA
- the ccsA gene encoding cytochrome c biogenesis protein CcsA, with protein sequence MLQPIDFLNILLPILYALVFAAYTYDFFTEKKFVSNSKRIILFVTLILHALYLISRTIEFDHPPITSKFEIFSIIAFSIGFSYFILELLTDIRGTGAFIILFSLVFQIASSLFIEHNFVVPEVLRNRLLGLHVINALLGYSGITISAVYGLLFILLYKNLKANKFGLIFNRLPSLEILEKLSYYSAVIGFILLTIAIIIGIIWLPNAFPSFSYFDPKLIGTFFVWIVYGIGILRKLFGNFYGKKVILFSLIGFVVAIMSLIITNTLGKTFHSFY encoded by the coding sequence ATGCTACAACCGATTGACTTTTTAAACATACTATTACCAATTCTCTACGCATTAGTTTTTGCAGCATATACCTATGATTTTTTTACAGAGAAAAAATTTGTAAGTAATTCGAAAAGAATTATTCTTTTTGTTACGCTAATCCTTCACGCGCTTTATTTAATCTCGCGCACAATTGAATTTGATCATCCGCCAATAACAAGTAAGTTTGAAATATTCTCTATCATAGCATTCTCGATCGGATTTTCATATTTCATTCTTGAATTGTTAACCGACATCAGAGGAACCGGAGCTTTCATAATATTATTTTCACTCGTATTCCAAATAGCATCTTCACTTTTTATCGAACATAATTTTGTTGTTCCGGAGGTTCTTAGAAACCGTCTTCTCGGACTTCATGTTATTAATGCGCTATTGGGATATTCCGGGATAACAATTTCGGCAGTTTATGGATTATTATTTATTCTATTATACAAAAATTTAAAAGCAAACAAGTTTGGTCTGATTTTTAATAGGCTTCCGAGTTTAGAAATATTAGAAAAACTCAGTTATTATTCTGCTGTAATCGGTTTTATTCTTCTTACGATTGCAATTATTATTGGAATAATTTGGTTACCTAACGCATTTCCTAGTTTTAGTTACTTTGATCCAAAATTGATTGGAACATTTTTTGTGTGGATAGTATACGGAATAGGAATATTAAGAAAACTTTTCGGAAACTTTTATGGTAAGAAGGTTATACTTTTTTCGTTAATTGGATTTGTTGTTGCAATAATGTCTTTGATTATAACAAACACATTAGGAAAAACGTTTCACTCGTTTTATTGA
- the hemA gene encoding glutamyl-tRNA reductase, whose amino-acid sequence MNLVGISINHKTSPLELREALHFNHNEIIAFIPRLKNSLFSEGVVISTCNRTEIFGFPKDYEINLSPVINELIQFKMVKGIQQEHFLKFFSCGAVRHLFSVASGIDSMIIGDSQILGQVKEAFEISEDLDFAGTSLRKIFDSAIKTGKRAIKETKIGEGAVTVSYAAVQVVEKIFSNLDKKSALVIGAGETGELAAVHLRDKNIGKLVISNRTIERAEKLAEKVHGEIIPFQFLKERLHNFDIIISATSSDNFIISYEDIKSAIKKRKKSPVVLMDIAVPRDIDPDVKKIENVFYHDMDSLKIIVDQNLQKRKEQVPLVRKIIMEEMIGFFGWFNTLGVVPTIKAMRSFFEEIRNDELEKIKNKVSKEDFIKIEDMSRRMMGRILHNPTVKLREFAETGANIKEVTAHTMILKELFNLGEVPSNGKEINEEENKADSINEKE is encoded by the coding sequence ATGAATTTAGTCGGTATATCAATAAATCATAAGACTTCCCCTTTAGAACTTCGAGAAGCGCTTCATTTTAATCACAACGAAATTATTGCGTTCATTCCGCGATTAAAAAATTCATTATTCTCCGAAGGTGTTGTTATTTCAACTTGCAACCGAACTGAAATCTTTGGTTTTCCTAAAGATTATGAAATTAATCTCTCGCCTGTTATCAATGAATTAATTCAATTCAAGATGGTTAAAGGAATTCAGCAAGAACATTTTTTAAAATTTTTTTCTTGCGGTGCTGTAAGACATCTATTTTCTGTTGCTTCAGGAATTGATTCAATGATTATCGGTGACAGCCAAATATTAGGGCAAGTAAAAGAAGCATTTGAAATTTCTGAAGATTTAGATTTTGCGGGCACATCACTTAGAAAGATATTCGATAGCGCAATCAAAACGGGCAAACGTGCAATTAAAGAAACTAAAATCGGCGAAGGTGCCGTAACCGTCAGTTATGCTGCAGTTCAAGTAGTGGAAAAGATCTTTTCGAACTTAGATAAAAAATCTGCACTTGTAATCGGTGCCGGAGAAACCGGTGAGCTTGCAGCGGTGCATCTTAGAGATAAAAATATTGGTAAGTTAGTTATTTCAAATAGAACTATTGAAAGAGCAGAAAAATTAGCCGAGAAAGTTCACGGTGAAATCATCCCATTCCAGTTTCTTAAAGAGCGGCTCCACAACTTTGATATTATCATTAGTGCAACAAGTTCTGATAATTTTATTATTTCATATGAGGATATTAAATCAGCCATAAAAAAAAGAAAAAAATCTCCCGTTGTTTTGATGGATATTGCAGTACCGAGAGATATTGATCCGGATGTAAAAAAAATCGAAAATGTTTTTTACCATGATATGGATTCACTGAAGATCATAGTTGATCAGAACTTACAGAAACGAAAAGAGCAAGTTCCTTTAGTACGTAAAATAATTATGGAAGAGATGATCGGATTTTTCGGCTGGTTTAACACGCTTGGTGTTGTTCCTACTATAAAAGCGATGCGGTCATTTTTCGAAGAAATCCGAAATGATGAATTGGAAAAAATAAAAAACAAAGTAAGTAAAGAGGATTTTATTAAGATTGAAGATATGTCTAGAAGAATGATGGGACGAATTTTGCATAACCCAACTGTAAAATTACGGGAGTTTGCAGAGACCGGTGCTAATATTAAAGAAGTTACTGCACATACAATGATTCTTAAAGAACTTTTCAATCTCGGTGAAGTTCCGTCAAACGGAAAAGAAATTAATGAAGAAGAGAATAAAGCGGATAGTATCAATGAAAAAGAATAA
- the hemC gene encoding hydroxymethylbilane synthase: MKKNKLIIGSRGSDLALWQAKFIKKELERKNKNLYVEIKIINTKGDKILDVALSKIGDKGLFTKELENELLKGSIDIAVHSLKDLPTILPEDLKLAAVTKRHSVEDVLIARKKGTTIKKLPEGAIVATGSLRRSSQLLHIRQDIKIEELRGNVPTRIKKLLESGWDAIILARAGVERLKLNKHISSIINTKDILPAVGQGALGIEIRSDNKFAEMMLKKIHHEKTYIAVTAERSLLKELEGGCQVPIGAYAEVKPNGLYLDAVVASIDGSITYRKKIRGAKTNPEKLGKKLADDLLKAGADVILNNIFNRSRVK; this comes from the coding sequence ATGAAAAAGAATAAACTGATTATTGGTTCGAGAGGAAGTGATCTTGCACTTTGGCAGGCGAAGTTTATTAAAAAAGAACTTGAACGAAAAAATAAGAACCTTTATGTCGAAATAAAGATCATCAACACAAAAGGTGATAAAATTCTTGATGTTGCTTTATCCAAGATCGGTGATAAAGGTTTATTCACTAAAGAACTTGAGAATGAATTACTTAAAGGGTCGATTGATATTGCAGTACACAGCTTAAAAGATCTTCCCACAATTTTGCCTGAAGATTTAAAACTTGCCGCTGTTACAAAACGTCATTCTGTTGAAGATGTTTTGATCGCACGGAAAAAAGGAACAACAATTAAAAAATTGCCTGAAGGTGCAATTGTTGCTACAGGTTCATTAAGAAGAAGTTCACAACTTCTTCACATCAGACAGGATATTAAAATCGAAGAACTTCGCGGTAACGTTCCAACAAGAATAAAAAAACTTCTTGAATCAGGTTGGGATGCAATTATACTAGCGCGTGCAGGTGTTGAAAGATTAAAACTAAATAAACATATCTCTTCCATCATTAACACTAAAGATATTTTACCGGCTGTCGGACAAGGTGCGCTGGGGATTGAAATCCGGAGTGATAATAAATTTGCGGAAATGATGCTGAAAAAAATCCATCATGAAAAAACATATATAGCAGTAACTGCAGAACGTTCTCTGCTCAAAGAATTAGAAGGCGGATGCCAAGTTCCCATTGGTGCTTATGCTGAAGTAAAACCTAATGGTTTATACCTCGATGCTGTTGTTGCATCAATTGATGGTTCTATTACTTATAGAAAAAAAATCCGCGGTGCAAAAACCAATCCGGAAAAGCTTGGTAAAAAGTTAGCCGATGATCTGCTCAAAGCCGGTGCTGATGTAATATTAAATAATATTTTTAATAGGTCGCGTGTAAAGTGA
- a CDS encoding uroporphyrinogen-III synthase yields the protein MKSLKNKTILVTKKKATVEKYFYQLKDEGANIIYFPTIKVIPKYDSSELTDAINRFAEYDYLIFTSSNAVKVLAEIIKSSSLDLTNIKIAAVGEKTSEECSTNGINVDILPDEFSSKGLIKTFSKFDLNGKKIFIPCSSLSNEDLKFGLMELGAEVDLVNVYGVVPNDLSELTKEYEEIISRQPDIYIFTSPSSFNNFIRLMNITNVADYFKNNIICSIGFTTESAIKSFGLTVHIVPKMFSLQGISEAILKYFKLTVNMV from the coding sequence GTGAAATCACTTAAAAACAAGACAATCCTTGTTACTAAGAAAAAAGCAACCGTTGAAAAATATTTTTATCAGTTAAAAGATGAAGGTGCGAATATTATTTATTTCCCCACAATCAAGGTTATTCCTAAATACGATTCTTCCGAGTTAACAGATGCAATAAATCGCTTTGCAGAATATGATTATTTGATTTTTACTTCTTCAAACGCAGTAAAAGTATTGGCAGAAATTATCAAAAGTAGTTCACTCGATTTAACAAATATTAAAATAGCTGCGGTTGGAGAAAAAACTTCTGAAGAATGTTCTACGAATGGAATTAATGTAGATATCTTACCGGATGAATTCAGTTCTAAAGGACTGATAAAAACTTTCTCCAAATTCGATCTTAACGGAAAAAAAATATTTATTCCTTGTTCGTCACTTTCTAATGAAGATTTAAAATTTGGGTTAATGGAGTTAGGAGCTGAAGTTGACTTAGTTAATGTGTATGGTGTTGTTCCGAATGATCTTTCTGAGTTAACAAAAGAATATGAAGAAATTATAAGTCGGCAACCTGATATATATATATTTACAAGCCCTTCATCGTTTAATAATTTTATTAGATTAATGAACATTACAAACGTCGCCGATTATTTTAAAAATAATATTATTTGTTCGATCGGTTTTACAACAGAAAGCGCAATTAAGAGTTTCGGACTTACAGTTCATATTGTTCCAAAAATGTTTTCCCTACAAGGAATTTCTGAAGCGATATTAAAATATTTCAAACTTACGGTTAATATGGTTTAA
- the hemE gene encoding uroporphyrinogen decarboxylase: MTKLKNDLFLRACKRKKVERTPIWIMRQAGRYLPEYRAVRKKVDFITMCKTPELAAEITIQPVDIIGVDAAIIFSDILVIPEAMGMKLEMIESKGPKLYNPIRSISDINRLRKIDPSKDLKYILDAVSLAKKELNGRVPLIGFAGSPWTLMTYMVEGGGSKSFSEIKKFIYNDPKSTHILLDKIADAVAEYLSAKIEAGADAVQIFDTWGGLLSPADFEEFSLRYIEKIISQVKRKDEPVIVFAKGVHYKLNKLANCGADVIGLDWTMELGKVRSKIGNKVALQGNLDPTILYGDKEKIRNEAVKVLKSFGKNNGHIFNLGHGILPNVKSENAKFLVDVVKEESKKFH; encoded by the coding sequence TTGACTAAGCTTAAAAATGATTTATTTCTAAGAGCATGTAAAAGAAAAAAAGTTGAGCGCACACCGATTTGGATTATGCGTCAAGCGGGAAGATATTTACCCGAGTATCGGGCCGTACGCAAAAAAGTTGACTTTATAACAATGTGCAAAACACCGGAACTTGCCGCTGAAATAACAATTCAACCTGTTGATATTATTGGCGTTGATGCAGCAATAATTTTTTCGGATATACTTGTAATTCCCGAAGCAATGGGAATGAAATTAGAAATGATCGAAAGTAAAGGACCAAAACTTTATAATCCGATCAGAAGCATTAGTGATATTAATCGTTTAAGAAAAATTGATCCTTCAAAAGATCTAAAATATATTCTTGATGCAGTCTCGCTAGCAAAAAAAGAATTGAATGGACGCGTTCCTTTAATAGGATTTGCCGGCTCACCTTGGACTTTAATGACATACATGGTTGAAGGAGGCGGTTCAAAAAGTTTTTCTGAAATTAAAAAATTTATTTACAACGATCCAAAATCAACTCACATTTTGCTTGATAAAATTGCAGATGCTGTTGCCGAATACCTTTCCGCCAAGATTGAAGCCGGCGCTGATGCCGTTCAGATCTTTGATACTTGGGGTGGATTGCTTTCTCCTGCTGACTTTGAAGAGTTTTCGTTAAGATATATTGAAAAAATTATTTCACAGGTAAAACGTAAAGATGAGCCTGTGATTGTGTTTGCAAAAGGAGTTCATTACAAATTAAATAAGCTGGCAAATTGCGGTGCGGATGTAATCGGTCTTGATTGGACTATGGAACTTGGAAAAGTTAGAAGTAAGATTGGCAACAAAGTTGCTTTGCAAGGTAATCTTGATCCGACAATATTATATGGTGATAAAGAGAAGATCAGAAATGAAGCAGTGAAAGTTTTGAAATCGTTTGGTAAAAATAACGGTCATATTTTCAATCTTGGTCACGGCATTTTGCCGAATGTAAAATCGGAGAACGCAAAATTTTTAGTTGATGTTGTAAAAGAAGAGAGTAAAAAATTTCATTAA